The sequence below is a genomic window from Sphingomonas jaspsi DSM 18422.
TTATAGGCCAGCAGCTTGCCCGGGTAGACCTTGTGCACCGCTTCCGCGAATTTGCGGGCGTCGTCGAGGTCTGGGTGGCTGGTTTCCCACCACAGCAGGTCGGCATGCTCGGCGAATGCCAGCCCGCGCGAGATGCAATGGTCAAGGCCGGTGCCGTCCTTCAGGCGGAAGAAACCTTCGGGAGTGCGTTCGCCGGTCAGGAACTGGCGGTCTCGCTCGTCGATGTCACTGGTGATCAGCTTGGCACTTTCGGCGTCGGTGCGCGCGACGAGGATCGTCGGCACGCCCATCACGTCGGCGGCGAGGCGTGCGGCGTCTAGGTTGCGGATCGCGGCCTGGGTCGGGATCAGCACCTTGCCGCCGAGGTGGCCGCACTTCTTTTCGGACGCCAGCTGGTCCTCGAAGTGAACGCCGGCGACGCCCGCTTCGATGTAAGCCTTCATGATCTCGAAGCAATTCAGCGGGCCGCCGAAGCCGGCTTCCGCATCGGCGACGATCGGCGCGAACCAGTCGCGCTTGGCGCCACCTTCGGCATGTTCGATCTGGTCGGCGCGCTGAAGCGCACGGTTGATCTTGCGGGCCAGTTCCGGACCGGTGTTGGCCGGGTACAGCGACTGGTCCGGGTACATGGCACCCGCGGTATTGGCGTCGGCCGCAGCCTGCCAGCCGCTGAGGTAGATCGCTTCGAGTCCTGCCCGAACCATCTGCATCGCCTGGTTGCCCGACATTGCGCCCAGCGCGCGGACCGGCGCCGGATCGCTCTTCATCCGCTCCCACAGCTTCAGCGCCCCACGCCGCGCGAGGCTGCTTTCCGGAACGAAGGAGCCGCGCAGTCGCGCCACCTCGTCGGCCGAATAGGGACGGGTGATTCCGTCGAAACGGCCGGCCGGGGCGGGAACGAACTGGTCAAAACTTGTCAT
It includes:
- the aceA gene encoding isocitrate lyase, encoding MTSFDQFVPAPAGRFDGITRPYSADEVARLRGSFVPESSLARRGALKLWERMKSDPAPVRALGAMSGNQAMQMVRAGLEAIYLSGWQAAADANTAGAMYPDQSLYPANTGPELARKINRALQRADQIEHAEGGAKRDWFAPIVADAEAGFGGPLNCFEIMKAYIEAGVAGVHFEDQLASEKKCGHLGGKVLIPTQAAIRNLDAARLAADVMGVPTILVARTDAESAKLITSDIDERDRQFLTGERTPEGFFRLKDGTGLDHCISRGLAFAEHADLLWWETSHPDLDDARKFAEAVHKVYPGKLLAYNCSPSFNWKAKLDEATIAKFQRELGAMGYKFQFVTLAGFHSLNHGMFELASGYRDEGMAAYSRLQQAEFASEADGYTATRHQREVGTGYFDAIATAISAGQASTVALKESTEADQFVAA